A stretch of Anaeromyxobacter dehalogenans 2CP-1 DNA encodes these proteins:
- the pcnB gene encoding polynucleotide adenylyltransferase PcnB, producing MHEPSTKNDLFRPAYPAEDLEENRDRRPPPGLALDPPEAPPPEHPPEIPVDRLDGDALKVIARLRHMHHQAYLVGGCVRDLLLGATPKDFDVATDAHPGEVRAIFRNCRLIGRRFRLAHVYFRAGKVIEVATFRKNPTDVAEDVGEGEGDLLITRDNVFGTAEEDSVRRDFTVNGLFYDVATGEVIDYVGGRADLEAHRISTIGDPEIRMREDPVRALRAVRFAARLGFTIAPDTFEAMRRTSGELARCAPARVLEETFKLLRCGGSARAFELLRACGALPVILPALGAALETWDDGRRRAFFAHLAALDRLVRSGAEVSEAVLLGALLMHLGADAPRAGRADAARGDEDAGAPRWDEADAFLASLVQTARLPRKVAERIRLALHAQRQLEEPGKRRRRRGRGPAGQTYFQDALQLLEIRVRATGRGAEVLERWSAEAPHPHAPSERPGRAGPRDDRHERRDRREGSATHGADRDEGAVREVVIPTEAAEAADEADPEVREVDSSAAGEGGEGEASQGGRRRRRRRGGKRRRRRGAGASGPDGGAQVPPAEAGGQG from the coding sequence ATGCACGAGCCATCCACGAAGAACGACCTTTTCCGTCCGGCGTACCCCGCAGAAGACCTCGAAGAGAACCGAGACCGCCGCCCGCCACCGGGCCTGGCGCTCGATCCCCCCGAAGCCCCGCCGCCGGAGCACCCGCCCGAGATCCCCGTCGATCGCCTGGACGGCGACGCGCTGAAGGTGATCGCCCGGCTGCGGCACATGCACCACCAGGCGTACCTGGTGGGCGGCTGCGTCCGCGATCTGCTGCTCGGCGCCACCCCCAAGGACTTCGACGTCGCGACCGACGCCCACCCCGGCGAGGTCCGCGCCATCTTCCGCAACTGCCGCCTCATCGGCCGCCGCTTCCGCCTGGCGCACGTGTACTTCCGCGCCGGCAAGGTCATCGAGGTCGCCACCTTCCGGAAGAACCCGACCGACGTCGCCGAGGACGTGGGCGAGGGCGAGGGCGACCTGCTCATCACCCGCGACAACGTGTTCGGCACCGCCGAGGAGGACTCGGTCCGCCGCGACTTCACGGTGAACGGGCTGTTCTACGACGTCGCCACCGGCGAGGTGATCGACTACGTGGGCGGGCGCGCCGACCTCGAGGCGCACCGGATCTCCACCATCGGCGATCCGGAGATCCGGATGCGCGAGGACCCGGTGCGCGCGCTGCGCGCGGTGCGGTTCGCGGCGCGGCTCGGGTTCACCATCGCGCCGGACACGTTCGAGGCGATGCGGCGGACCTCGGGCGAGCTTGCCCGCTGCGCGCCGGCCCGGGTGCTGGAGGAGACGTTCAAGCTGCTCCGCTGCGGGGGGTCGGCCCGCGCGTTCGAGCTGCTGCGCGCCTGCGGCGCCCTGCCGGTGATCCTGCCCGCGCTCGGCGCGGCGCTGGAGACCTGGGACGACGGGCGGCGCCGCGCGTTCTTCGCGCACCTCGCCGCGCTCGACCGGCTGGTCCGCTCCGGCGCGGAGGTCTCCGAGGCGGTGCTGCTCGGCGCGCTGCTCATGCACCTCGGCGCCGACGCGCCGCGCGCCGGCCGTGCGGACGCTGCGCGCGGGGACGAGGACGCCGGCGCTCCGCGCTGGGACGAGGCCGACGCGTTCCTCGCCTCGCTGGTGCAGACCGCCCGCCTCCCGCGCAAGGTGGCCGAGCGCATCCGGCTGGCGCTGCACGCGCAGCGGCAGCTCGAGGAGCCGGGCAAGCGCCGGCGCCGCCGCGGGCGCGGCCCCGCCGGCCAGACCTACTTCCAGGACGCGCTGCAGCTGCTCGAGATCCGCGTGCGCGCCACCGGCCGCGGGGCCGAGGTGCTGGAGCGGTGGTCGGCCGAGGCGCCGCACCCCCACGCGCCGTCGGAGCGCCCGGGCCGGGCCGGCCCGCGCGACGACCGCCACGAGCGCCGCGACCGCCGCGAGGGCTCCGCGACGCACGGCGCCGACCGCGACGAGGGCGCCGTGCGCGAGGTGGTGATCCCGACCGAGGCGGCCGAGGCCGCGGACGAGGCGGATCCGGAGGTCCGCGAGGTCGACTCCTCGGCCGCCGGCGAGGGCGGGGAGGGCGAGGCGTCGCAGGGCGGACGCCGCCGGCGCCGCCGCCGGGGCGGGAAGCGCCGCCGCCGCCGCGGGGCGGGCGCGTCGGGGCCGGACGGGGGCGCGCAGGTGCCGCCCGCCGAGGCTGGCGGGCAGGGGTGA
- the pyrH gene encoding UMP kinase, protein MASEKASNAKARYQRILLKLSGEALMGDGKYGISPKTLTSIAHDVKDVVDLGVEVALTIGGGNIFRGVSGATEGMDRSSADYMGMLATVINSMALQDALEKIGVPTRVQSAIEMHQVAEPYIRRRAIRHLEKGRVVIFAAGTGNPYFTTDTAASLRAMEIHADVLLKATKVDGVYTDDPKKNPAATKFKQLSYIDVLKKNLKVMDSTAISLCMDNDLPIVVFDLTQRGNVRKVVLGEEIGTTVGRPSARNA, encoded by the coding sequence ATGGCGAGCGAGAAAGCCTCCAACGCGAAGGCCCGTTACCAGCGCATCCTGCTCAAGCTCTCGGGCGAGGCGCTCATGGGGGACGGCAAGTACGGCATCTCGCCGAAGACCCTCACCTCCATCGCCCACGACGTGAAGGACGTGGTGGACCTCGGGGTCGAGGTCGCGCTCACCATCGGCGGCGGCAACATCTTCCGCGGCGTGTCGGGCGCGACCGAGGGGATGGACCGCTCCTCGGCCGACTACATGGGCATGCTCGCGACCGTCATCAACTCGATGGCGCTGCAGGACGCGCTCGAGAAGATCGGCGTGCCCACCCGCGTGCAGTCCGCGATCGAGATGCACCAGGTCGCCGAGCCGTACATCCGCCGCCGCGCCATCCGCCACCTGGAGAAGGGGCGGGTGGTGATCTTCGCCGCCGGCACCGGCAACCCGTACTTCACCACCGACACCGCCGCCTCGCTCCGCGCCATGGAGATCCACGCGGACGTGCTGCTCAAGGCGACCAAGGTGGACGGCGTCTACACCGACGACCCGAAGAAGAACCCGGCGGCGACCAAGTTCAAGCAGCTCAGCTACATCGACGTGCTGAAGAAGAACCTCAAGGTGATGGACTCCACCGCCATCAGCCTCTGCATGGACAACGACCTCCCCATCGTCGTGTTCGACCTCACCCAGCGCGGGAACGTGCGCAAGGTGGTGCTCGGCGAGGAGATCGGCACCACCGTCGGGCGCCCCAGCGCCAGGAACGCGTAG
- the frr gene encoding ribosome recycling factor, which translates to MGTIADDILDDLHGRILKTLDQLRTELAAVRTGRASLHLLDNVRVDYYGTPTPLNQVATLSVPEARLIVVKPWEKSMIPPIEKAIRDGNLGLNPMSDKDLVRVPIPALTEERRKEIVKQVKHKGEEHKIAVRNVRREAKELIEVAEKDGDISGDDAEKALEKMQKETDDGVKKIDEIVAAKEKDVLQV; encoded by the coding sequence ATGGGCACCATCGCAGACGACATCCTCGACGACCTGCACGGGCGCATCCTCAAGACGCTCGACCAGCTCCGGACCGAGCTCGCCGCGGTCCGCACCGGGCGCGCCTCGCTCCACCTGCTCGACAACGTCCGGGTGGACTACTACGGCACGCCCACCCCGCTGAACCAGGTGGCGACGCTGTCCGTGCCCGAGGCGCGGCTCATCGTGGTGAAGCCCTGGGAGAAGTCGATGATCCCGCCGATCGAGAAGGCGATCCGCGACGGGAACCTCGGCCTCAACCCCATGAGCGACAAGGACCTCGTCCGCGTCCCGATCCCCGCGCTCACCGAGGAGCGCCGCAAGGAGATCGTGAAGCAGGTGAAGCACAAGGGCGAGGAGCACAAGATCGCCGTCCGCAACGTGCGCCGCGAGGCGAAGGAGCTGATCGAGGTCGCGGAGAAGGACGGCGACATCTCGGGCGACGACGCCGAGAAGGCGCTCGAGAAGATGCAGAAGGAGACCGACGACGGCGTGAAGAAGATCGACGAGATCGTCGCCGCCAAGGAGAAGGACGTCCTCCAGGTCTGA
- a CDS encoding NAD+ synthase: MARSGRIALAQVNTTVGDFAGNAARVRAAAEVAREAGAALAVFPELTVCGYPPRDLLDLPDFLERARQALEELARPAAWSKGIALVVGFPEAPDGAPPPGVYNAAALISDGRVVAVGRKSLLPTYDVFDETRYFLPAGASTTAAAPEGLGVPLGLSVCEDIWNDQRFWERPRYARDPIADLVRAGAGLVVNVSASPYAMGKAPLRERMLSASARDHGAPIAYVNQVGGNDALLFDGGSMLLARDGAVLARAPLFEEAVLVCDLEGGAPLALGLDGRPLPPPPPPPADAQADEVLRALVMGVRDYVRKCGFRQAVVGLSGGIDSALTACIAAEALGAENVLGVAMPSRYSSGHSREDAAELARNLGVRFREIGIEPMHAAFLAALAADGAPPLCDLADQNVQARVRGQILMAISNDTGALVLTTGNKSEIAVGYCTLYGDMAGGLAAIGDVPKTLVYRVARAANARAGRTLVPERTFTKPPSAELKPGQLDQDSLPPYDVLDDILQAYVEERRPLEAIVARGHDEAIVRRVLRMVVQSEYKRRQAAPVLKVSEKAFGEGRRFPIAQGYRY; encoded by the coding sequence ATGGCCCGTTCCGGACGCATCGCGCTCGCGCAGGTGAACACGACGGTGGGGGACTTCGCCGGCAACGCCGCCAGGGTGCGGGCCGCCGCCGAGGTCGCCCGGGAGGCCGGCGCCGCCCTCGCCGTCTTCCCCGAGCTGACGGTGTGCGGCTACCCGCCGCGAGACCTGCTCGACCTGCCCGACTTCCTCGAGCGCGCCCGGCAGGCGCTGGAGGAGCTCGCCCGCCCGGCCGCCTGGTCGAAGGGCATCGCGCTGGTGGTGGGATTCCCGGAGGCGCCCGACGGCGCGCCGCCGCCGGGCGTCTACAACGCCGCCGCGCTGATCTCGGACGGCCGGGTGGTGGCGGTGGGGCGGAAGTCGCTCCTGCCCACCTACGACGTCTTCGACGAGACCCGCTACTTCCTCCCGGCCGGCGCCTCCACCACCGCCGCCGCGCCCGAGGGGCTGGGCGTGCCGCTCGGGCTGTCGGTCTGCGAGGACATCTGGAACGACCAGCGCTTCTGGGAGCGCCCGCGCTACGCGCGCGATCCCATCGCCGACCTGGTGCGCGCCGGGGCCGGGCTGGTGGTGAACGTCTCCGCCTCGCCCTACGCCATGGGCAAGGCGCCGCTCCGCGAGCGCATGCTGTCCGCCAGCGCGCGGGACCACGGGGCGCCCATCGCCTACGTGAACCAGGTGGGCGGGAACGACGCCCTGCTGTTCGACGGCGGGTCGATGCTCCTCGCGCGCGACGGCGCGGTGCTGGCACGGGCGCCGCTGTTCGAGGAGGCGGTGCTGGTCTGCGATCTCGAGGGCGGCGCGCCGCTCGCGCTGGGCCTCGACGGCCGCCCGCTGCCGCCGCCCCCGCCCCCGCCCGCGGATGCGCAGGCGGACGAGGTGCTCCGGGCGCTGGTGATGGGCGTCCGCGACTACGTGCGCAAGTGCGGGTTCCGGCAGGCGGTGGTGGGCCTCTCCGGCGGCATCGACTCGGCGCTCACCGCCTGCATCGCCGCCGAGGCGCTCGGCGCCGAGAACGTCCTCGGGGTGGCGATGCCCTCCCGCTACAGCTCCGGCCACTCGCGCGAGGACGCGGCCGAGCTGGCCCGCAACCTCGGCGTCCGCTTCCGCGAGATCGGCATCGAGCCGATGCACGCCGCCTTCCTCGCGGCGCTCGCCGCCGACGGGGCGCCGCCGCTCTGCGACCTCGCCGACCAGAACGTCCAGGCCCGCGTCCGCGGCCAGATCCTGATGGCGATCTCGAACGACACCGGCGCGCTGGTGCTCACCACCGGCAACAAGAGCGAGATCGCGGTCGGCTACTGCACGCTCTACGGCGACATGGCCGGCGGCCTCGCCGCCATCGGCGACGTGCCGAAGACGCTGGTGTACCGGGTGGCCCGCGCCGCGAACGCGCGCGCCGGCCGGACGCTCGTGCCGGAGCGCACCTTCACCAAGCCGCCCTCGGCCGAGCTGAAGCCGGGCCAGCTCGACCAGGACTCGCTGCCGCCGTACGACGTGCTCGACGACATCCTGCAGGCGTACGTGGAGGAGCGCCGGCCGCTCGAGGCCATCGTGGCGCGCGGGCACGACGAGGCCATCGTGCGGCGCGTGCTGCGCATGGTGGTGCAGAGCGAGTACAAGCGCCGGCAGGCGGCGCCGGTGCTGAAGGTGAGCGAGAAGGCGTTCGGCGAGGGGCGCCGCTTCCCCATCGCCCAGGGCTACCGCTACTGA
- a CDS encoding GGDEF domain-containing protein, producing the protein MPRRILVAEASAPLLAPLRRPLRAAGVELDAISPAAASGRLGPASHVAAIVPGGAGGAEAVRAVRAADPLLPVIALFADEAEAAAAAQGEALGADGALVAPVGPAAVVGACRLAERLRAATARAVEADARRLAAEAPRHAADLEFLKRLLPLEVKRSRRYGYPVSVALVAVDRFAEVAGRLGPHGRAALMAEVLGLLAASVRDIDLAAPFTGERFVVLMPHTRAEGALQVARRLCARIRERGAGEGITVSAGVAGHDGDGTVSFGGLVKRAAEALTRARAAGGDRAEPAEPPRRRDRIVLG; encoded by the coding sequence GTGCCGCGCCGCATCCTGGTCGCCGAGGCCTCCGCGCCGCTCCTCGCGCCGCTGCGCCGGCCGCTCCGCGCGGCCGGCGTGGAGCTGGACGCGATCTCGCCCGCGGCGGCGTCGGGGCGGCTCGGCCCGGCGTCGCACGTGGCCGCCATCGTGCCCGGCGGTGCGGGCGGCGCCGAGGCGGTGCGCGCGGTCCGGGCGGCCGATCCGCTGCTGCCGGTCATCGCGCTGTTCGCCGACGAGGCCGAGGCCGCCGCGGCGGCCCAGGGCGAGGCGCTCGGCGCCGACGGCGCGCTGGTCGCGCCGGTGGGGCCGGCGGCGGTGGTGGGGGCGTGCCGGCTGGCGGAGCGGCTCCGGGCGGCCACCGCCCGGGCGGTGGAGGCGGACGCGCGCCGCCTCGCGGCGGAGGCCCCGCGCCACGCGGCCGACCTCGAGTTCCTGAAGCGCCTCCTGCCGCTCGAGGTGAAGCGCTCGCGCCGGTACGGCTACCCGGTGTCGGTGGCGCTCGTGGCGGTGGACCGGTTCGCCGAGGTGGCCGGGCGGCTCGGCCCGCACGGCCGCGCCGCGCTCATGGCCGAGGTGCTCGGGCTGCTGGCCGCGTCGGTGCGCGACATCGACCTCGCGGCGCCGTTCACCGGCGAGCGGTTCGTGGTGCTCATGCCGCACACGCGCGCCGAGGGCGCGCTGCAGGTGGCCCGGCGGCTCTGCGCGCGCATCCGCGAGCGCGGCGCGGGCGAGGGGATCACCGTCAGCGCCGGCGTGGCCGGGCACGACGGCGACGGGACGGTGTCGTTCGGCGGGCTGGTGAAGCGCGCCGCCGAGGCGCTCACGCGGGCGCGCGCCGCGGGCGGCGACCGGGCCGAGCCGGCGGAGCCGCCGCGCCGCCGCGACCGCATCGTCTTGGGGTGA
- a CDS encoding ABC transporter substrate-binding protein produces the protein MRRSLAAAAPALVVATALVAAGGLAACRRAAPALPEVRLHASPDLPAEVVRDLAARFAVARVVLVPRAEEAEVAWASDPAALLALAPRLVPGSAAPEPATAQFADPQGRFAPVAARARVLLVARDARLPVDPTNLRDLADPRLRGRVALAHPARGAGPATCAALSLVYGEASLGRFLRLVAANAPVVVGSDAEVRAAVAAGRAAVGLAGSVDGAAGAASAAALRVVYPDQAGRGAVVLPTAAAALAPAAGGAPSPAAVRLVAWLAGADAERILVARAPGLLPLRPEVPVPVGVEPAGNLRALPLDWDGLAAEAARLAPLLERWPDAFAGAGTGRGAAREAAAPEGRPGRLEHAP, from the coding sequence ATGCGCCGCTCCCTCGCCGCCGCCGCGCCCGCCCTCGTCGTCGCGACCGCGCTGGTCGCCGCGGGCGGGCTCGCCGCGTGCCGCCGCGCCGCCCCGGCGCTCCCCGAGGTCCGCCTGCACGCCTCGCCCGACCTGCCGGCCGAGGTGGTGCGCGACCTCGCCGCCCGCTTCGCGGTGGCGCGGGTGGTGCTCGTGCCCCGCGCCGAGGAGGCGGAGGTGGCCTGGGCCTCGGATCCCGCGGCCCTCCTCGCGCTCGCGCCCCGGCTCGTGCCCGGCAGCGCCGCGCCGGAGCCGGCCACGGCGCAGTTCGCCGACCCTCAGGGCCGCTTCGCCCCGGTGGCGGCGCGCGCGCGGGTGCTGCTCGTCGCGCGCGACGCGCGGCTCCCGGTGGACCCCACCAACCTGCGCGACCTCGCCGATCCGCGCCTGCGGGGCCGCGTCGCGCTCGCGCACCCGGCGCGCGGCGCCGGCCCGGCGACCTGCGCGGCCCTCTCGCTCGTGTACGGCGAGGCGAGCCTGGGGCGCTTCCTGCGGCTGGTCGCGGCGAACGCGCCGGTGGTGGTGGGCTCGGACGCGGAGGTGCGCGCGGCGGTGGCGGCGGGGCGCGCCGCGGTGGGCCTCGCGGGCTCGGTGGACGGCGCCGCCGGCGCGGCGAGCGCGGCCGCGCTGCGCGTCGTCTACCCGGACCAGGCCGGGCGCGGCGCGGTGGTGCTGCCCACGGCGGCGGCGGCGCTCGCGCCGGCGGCGGGCGGCGCACCCTCGCCCGCGGCGGTGCGGCTGGTGGCCTGGCTGGCCGGCGCGGACGCGGAGCGGATCCTGGTCGCGCGCGCGCCCGGGCTCCTGCCGCTGCGCCCGGAGGTCCCCGTGCCGGTCGGCGTCGAGCCCGCCGGCAACCTGCGCGCGCTCCCGCTCGACTGGGATGGGCTCGCCGCGGAGGCTGCCCGGCTCGCGCCGCTGCTCGAGCGCTGGCCGGACGCGTTCGCTGGCGCGGGGACCGGACGCGGGGCGGCGAGGGAAGCGGCGGCTCCCGAGGGACGGCCGGGGCGCCTCGAACACGCACCGTGA
- a CDS encoding LuxR C-terminal-related transcriptional regulator: MAQIDIEILTPFAAKFMEGTSLTPAERAEVLRIAQGFACKDSAAAAGVSPETIRARRKRIYRKLDVPGSGELLASLLSLSLKMLAKGERIEPRPVAPAQPQQAAATTSSAVMAR, from the coding sequence ATGGCTCAGATCGATATCGAGATCCTCACGCCGTTCGCCGCCAAGTTCATGGAGGGCACCAGCCTCACGCCGGCCGAGCGCGCCGAGGTGCTCCGGATCGCGCAGGGGTTCGCGTGCAAGGACTCGGCGGCCGCGGCCGGCGTCTCGCCCGAGACGATCCGCGCGCGCCGCAAGCGCATCTACCGCAAGCTCGACGTCCCCGGCTCCGGCGAGCTGCTCGCGAGCCTGCTCTCGCTGTCGCTGAAGATGCTGGCGAAGGGCGAGCGGATCGAGCCGCGCCCGGTGGCGCCGGCGCAGCCGCAGCAGGCCGCCGCGACGACCAGCAGCGCCGTGATGGCGCGCTAG
- the tkt gene encoding transketolase yields the protein MPNARPELVEKAVNTIRMLAADGVQQANSGHPGMPMGAADMAFVLWTRHLRFDPAEPRWLGRDRFLLSAGHGSMLLYSLLHLAGFDCALEDLKHFRQLHSRTPGHPEYGFLPGVEITSGPLGQGFANGVGFALGHAMLAAKLGPGNPVSDAFVYAIVSDGDLMEGVSAEAASFAGHHKLGRLVYLYDDNGITIDGKTSITFSGEDVTRRFEAYGWHVQSVDGRDHDGIDRALQAAKAELGRPSLIRVHTTIGFGSPAKAGKSSVHGAPLGEAELEATKKALGWPLEPRFLVPDDVRAYWAEVRAEKAAQKQAWRAAEQAWRAANPEQAALLDAHVERWVPERILDRARAELPAPDATRKVSQAILQKIAPLVPCLVGGSADLAESNLTEIKGAGSVAPGSFAGRNLHFGIREHAMGAIANGLAYDGLFVPFVGTFLQFADYMRPPVRLAALSKLQAVYVWTHDSIFLGEDGPTHQPIEHLTALRAIPNLHVCRPADPEETAAAWAHALQRRDGPTALVLTRQKLAPVKRSVPLDPEAILRGGYLVDAPAGATFTLVATGSEVPLAQAALEALAKQGVVGRLASIPCLECFLAQPKAWRDEVVPPGQRVAVVEAARGTEWWQLAGRDGLVLGIERFGSSAPEKALAEEYGFTPAQVAARVTRWLAG from the coding sequence GTGCCGAACGCTCGCCCCGAGCTCGTCGAGAAGGCCGTGAACACCATCCGCATGCTCGCCGCCGACGGCGTGCAGCAGGCGAACAGCGGCCACCCCGGCATGCCCATGGGCGCCGCGGACATGGCCTTCGTCCTCTGGACGCGCCACCTGCGCTTCGACCCCGCGGAGCCGCGCTGGCTGGGCCGCGACCGGTTCCTCCTCTCGGCCGGCCACGGCTCGATGCTGCTGTACTCGCTGCTCCACCTGGCGGGCTTCGACTGCGCGCTCGAGGACCTGAAGCACTTCCGCCAGCTCCACTCGCGCACGCCCGGGCACCCCGAGTACGGCTTCCTGCCCGGCGTCGAGATCACGAGCGGCCCGCTCGGCCAGGGCTTCGCGAACGGCGTGGGCTTCGCGCTCGGCCACGCCATGCTCGCGGCGAAGCTCGGGCCCGGCAACCCGGTCTCGGACGCGTTCGTCTACGCGATCGTCTCCGACGGCGACCTGATGGAGGGCGTCTCGGCGGAGGCGGCCAGCTTCGCCGGCCACCACAAGCTCGGCCGGCTCGTCTACCTGTACGACGACAACGGCATCACCATCGACGGCAAGACCAGCATCACCTTCTCCGGCGAGGACGTGACCCGGCGCTTCGAGGCCTACGGCTGGCACGTCCAGTCGGTGGACGGCCGCGACCACGACGGCATCGATCGCGCCCTCCAGGCGGCGAAGGCCGAGCTGGGCCGCCCCAGCCTCATCCGCGTGCACACCACCATCGGCTTCGGCTCCCCCGCGAAGGCCGGCAAGTCGAGCGTGCACGGCGCGCCGCTGGGCGAGGCGGAGCTCGAGGCCACCAAGAAGGCGCTGGGCTGGCCGCTCGAGCCGCGGTTCCTCGTCCCGGACGACGTCCGCGCCTACTGGGCCGAGGTCCGCGCCGAGAAGGCCGCGCAGAAGCAGGCCTGGCGCGCGGCCGAGCAGGCCTGGCGCGCCGCCAACCCGGAGCAGGCGGCGCTGCTCGACGCGCACGTGGAGCGCTGGGTGCCGGAGCGGATCCTCGACCGCGCCCGCGCCGAGCTGCCCGCGCCCGACGCGACCCGCAAGGTCTCGCAGGCCATCCTGCAGAAGATCGCGCCGCTCGTGCCCTGCCTGGTGGGCGGGTCGGCCGACCTGGCCGAGTCGAACCTCACCGAGATCAAGGGCGCAGGCTCGGTGGCGCCGGGCAGCTTCGCCGGCCGCAACCTCCACTTCGGCATCCGCGAGCACGCCATGGGGGCGATCGCGAACGGCCTCGCGTACGACGGCCTGTTCGTCCCGTTCGTCGGCACGTTCCTGCAGTTCGCCGACTACATGCGCCCGCCGGTCCGGCTCGCCGCGCTCTCGAAGCTCCAGGCCGTCTACGTGTGGACGCACGACTCGATCTTCCTGGGCGAGGACGGCCCCACGCACCAGCCCATCGAGCACCTCACCGCGCTGCGGGCCATCCCGAACCTGCACGTCTGCCGCCCGGCCGATCCGGAGGAGACCGCCGCCGCCTGGGCGCACGCGCTGCAGCGCCGCGACGGTCCCACCGCGCTCGTCCTCACCCGCCAGAAGCTCGCGCCGGTGAAGCGCTCGGTGCCGCTCGATCCGGAGGCGATCCTCCGCGGCGGCTACCTGGTGGACGCGCCCGCGGGCGCCACGTTCACGCTCGTCGCCACCGGCTCGGAGGTGCCGCTCGCGCAGGCCGCGCTCGAGGCGCTCGCGAAGCAGGGCGTGGTGGGCCGGCTCGCGTCGATCCCGTGCCTGGAGTGCTTCCTCGCGCAGCCGAAGGCCTGGCGCGACGAGGTGGTGCCGCCCGGCCAGCGGGTGGCGGTGGTGGAGGCGGCGCGCGGCACCGAGTGGTGGCAGCTCGCCGGCCGCGACGGCCTGGTGCTCGGGATCGAGCGCTTCGGCTCGAGCGCGCCGGAGAAGGCGCTCGCCGAGGAGTACGGCTTCACGCCGGCGCAGGTCGCCGCGCGCGTGACGCGCTGGCTGGCGGGGTGA
- a CDS encoding AAA family ATPase, producing MSASGAAPRPQPAFVQELDTLVRARYPLVYLVTSEEQRLEAILDGLADRHGKALLGWSIARGFRRLGGTRGPAPEGAKDPLEALAAIEKLAEPALVVLKDFHPFLADPAVVRGLRELGHALKSTYTTVLLLSPTLVIPPEIEKEISVLDVPLPGYRDLLDLLKEIVGVVRQSGRAQVELNQDDADQLIQAALGLTLSEAESAFAKAIATDGRLSRDDVPLVLEEKRQVIRKSGLLEYFATDARLAGVGGMASLKAWLGRRGAAFSEAARRFGLPEPKGLLLLGVQGCGKSLTAKAIAAQWRLPLLRLDMGRIFSGLVGSSEENLRRAIRVAESVAPVVLWVDEIEKGLSGTQSSGVSDGGVTARVFGALLTWLQEKTAPVFVVATANRIEQLPPELLRKGRFDEIFFIDLPLAPERREIFQIHLARRRRDPARFDLHALAAASEGFSGAEIEQAVVSGLYDAFAEGVDLAQGHVERAVRESLPLSTTMREDIARLREWARTRTRPASAPTAG from the coding sequence ATGTCCGCCTCCGGCGCCGCCCCGCGCCCCCAGCCCGCCTTCGTGCAGGAGCTCGACACGCTGGTGCGGGCCCGCTACCCGCTCGTCTACCTCGTCACCTCCGAGGAGCAGCGCCTCGAGGCCATCCTCGACGGGCTCGCCGACCGCCACGGGAAGGCGCTGCTCGGCTGGTCCATCGCCCGGGGCTTCCGGCGGCTCGGCGGCACCCGCGGCCCCGCGCCCGAGGGCGCGAAGGATCCGCTCGAGGCGCTCGCCGCCATCGAGAAGCTGGCCGAGCCGGCGCTGGTGGTGCTGAAGGACTTCCACCCGTTCCTGGCGGATCCGGCGGTGGTGCGCGGGCTGCGCGAGCTCGGGCACGCGCTGAAGTCCACCTACACCACGGTGCTGCTGCTCTCGCCCACGCTCGTCATCCCGCCCGAGATCGAGAAGGAGATCTCGGTCCTCGACGTGCCGCTGCCCGGGTACCGCGACCTGCTCGACCTGCTGAAGGAGATCGTCGGGGTGGTGCGCCAGAGCGGGCGCGCCCAGGTCGAGCTGAACCAGGACGACGCCGACCAGCTCATCCAGGCCGCGCTCGGCCTCACGCTCTCGGAGGCGGAGAGCGCGTTCGCGAAGGCCATCGCCACCGACGGCCGGCTCTCGCGCGACGACGTGCCGCTCGTGCTGGAGGAGAAGCGGCAGGTGATCCGCAAGAGCGGCCTGCTCGAGTACTTCGCGACGGACGCGCGGCTGGCAGGGGTGGGCGGCATGGCGAGCCTGAAGGCCTGGCTCGGGCGCCGCGGCGCCGCGTTCTCCGAGGCGGCGCGGCGCTTCGGGCTCCCCGAGCCGAAGGGCCTGCTGCTCCTCGGCGTGCAGGGCTGCGGCAAGAGCCTCACCGCCAAGGCGATCGCGGCGCAGTGGCGGCTGCCGCTGCTCCGGCTCGACATGGGCCGGATCTTCAGCGGGCTGGTGGGCTCGTCGGAGGAGAACCTGCGCCGCGCCATCCGTGTCGCGGAGAGCGTCGCGCCGGTGGTGCTGTGGGTGGACGAGATCGAGAAGGGGCTCTCCGGGACGCAGTCCTCGGGGGTGAGCGACGGCGGCGTCACCGCGCGCGTGTTCGGCGCGCTGCTCACCTGGCTGCAGGAGAAGACCGCGCCCGTGTTCGTGGTCGCGACCGCGAACCGCATCGAGCAGCTGCCCCCCGAGCTCCTGCGCAAGGGGCGCTTCGACGAGATCTTCTTCATCGACCTGCCGCTCGCACCGGAGCGGCGCGAGATCTTCCAGATCCACCTGGCGCGGCGCCGCCGCGACCCCGCGCGCTTCGACCTCCACGCGCTGGCCGCGGCGAGCGAGGGCTTCAGCGGCGCCGAGATCGAGCAGGCGGTGGTCTCCGGCCTGTACGACGCGTTCGCCGAGGGGGTGGACCTCGCGCAGGGCCACGTCGAGCGCGCCGTGCGCGAGTCGCTCCCGCTCTCGACCACGATGCGCGAGGACATCGCGCGGCTGCGCGAGTGGGCGCGCACCCGCACCCGCCCTGCCTCCGCGCCGACCGCCGGCTGA